The Lactuca sativa cultivar Salinas chromosome 2, Lsat_Salinas_v11, whole genome shotgun sequence genome includes the window TTTTCGTTccatatttatatcaatttattaaatcaatgcatttttttgTTTCATCAACTTCTTATACctataaatgtatatatgtatgtgagtaataagttgataaaacaaaagatacttttatatattaagtatgtatgcatgtatgtttGTAATATGGTGATAAAACGAAGAATACATTGATTTATTATACATTATAAAGGATAAAACAAAGACAACAATGttaaaaattatcaaaaaaaaatgaaaattatatttatgatattAATAATGCATCgttttcttttatatttatgATATTAAATAATGAATTGTTTTCttttaaatcaaaatgaaaattaaagGCTCATatctaatcaaataataataaaaaaacataaaacaataaTTGAAGTATATGGTGAAGTTGATTAAAcggacaaaacaaaaaaaaaacaaaaaaaaaaaaaacagctgCACATTTTACTCTTTTATTTCCGATCAATAAAAAaggataaaaaagaaaaaaagaaaattaaatagCCACAGAATATttttacttatatatgtaaagtattaaatgtaataaatatgacAGTAAACTGCAATTAATATTTGTTCAttccttatttcaaaattttattttaaaaaatacattctatttaaattttaatatttaatttttttaatcaacccgtataatatacgagtcttacacctactatatatatatatatatatatatatatatatatatatatatatatatatatattcctgtGTATTAAGTAAAAAGAGTAAACCTTATTGCTCCTAAGGATAAAAATACATATTGGTATTATGGTTAGAAAATGTAAGTATGGTGCTATTAGGGTGATATGTTTTGTttagttaaaattttaaatttgtatgtCTAGAGTTTATTAAGTTATTAAAGTGGTAcatttttatttgttattatattgttcatatatatgttttggttGTTTAAATAGTTATAGTGGTATGTTTAGGATTTGTGAAATTGTTAACGTGGTTGAAATTAATATGTTTAGCTTTGTTAAATTAACTTGGTGATGTGTTATGAGAAAAGTATGTTGTTAGATATAAGTAGGTAGTTATTACTGATAGAAAATGTAAATATGTTGTCATTATGGATAATAAAGGTAAATATGTTTCCTATATTTGGTAAAAATAGTAAACTATGTTGCTATTATGGATAATATTGTTTGATTTACCATTTTTTTAAATACGGGACTTGCAAacccgactcgatgagtccaaagCCCGCCATCAACAAGAGTTGGAACAATTTCGGAAAGAACGTGAGGAATCCAAAGCACGTCAAGAAACTATGGAAAAACGTATGGAAGAACTTTGGAGTAAATTCATGCCAAACAATTAGTGTGTAGGGTTTAGTATTTGTAGGTCTTGGTATttgaaactgttggattaatgtctaagtccataactataactggtaagacttgacccgacccggcatggtccatttgggttgcaaaccttcatgcacttggatagactataatgagagaaataagacacttatggttattaatatattataagttctagtatattaataataagaataataagattgtttaattagtattgatcaagaattaatctaggattaattaagtgatcaaaagaagactaattaaatatatgggttgattgtgtaaatcatccatacttatatagtgggctaatgctccatggataatcaagttgggctaaaacccataggatggtccatggatgctccatggtgtatttgaacccatggatccatggaaatggaaagccatgacaattaaggatttaccctaattgcaacactatataaagatcttattcttgacaaaaatcggccactagtgagagaaacaaagggctagccgatttcatgaagtgtagaactctctcaagttattctaagtgttttgataactgtgattccatttgaggcttccacactattggggctaggcactcaaacttcatgaagactttctacatcaaagaggtatgtattctatcttgttacactcattgttttgtatgctagattaggataataccttggatattcttatttgcatgtataatagagaaaacatagatccaaggtatttagggttgcatgtacacttaggagtgttagaatgctcaaaacccaacagtggtatcagagcctaggcttgttttcttgttatacttgcaaatggagctgaaaaatcgagttttgatgctgtcagcccagcagactcgccgagtccatgaagggactcgatgagtccaaggcaaaatgcatctaactcgccgagttttgttcatgcactcgacgagttggatcccagacagcatattttcgaggtttttggctagaaatggactaggaacattaccctaagttgtttttgaacttataaacttgtttttttaatgtggtaatgttcatgctaatccattttcaaagataattgtcaatagattcatgttttgtgttagtttaaggtttagactaattacatgagaaagtttgatttgaattatcttgttcttatgagttgcttagattaaaaagaaaagttaattgaaatagttgttttcaatccattttaatctaaaagttgagtataaaatgtgtttgtgtaacttgtcctcaagttacatgaagagtcacattaaagactcataaaactcataaaagttggtaatggttacaaaatgaagagtcttgtgtcattgaatatttttttatgactccataacttgtcctcaagttatggaaattcaagaatcacttcattaataaataaataaataaagtgtaaccttaattaattccataagttataaaaataaagaaaagttaattcttttattagtttaaagtcttccataagttatggaacttgaagagttttttggattaaaactactttaaacacataagttatggaattaattagttttgaatagtttcaaaacttaccctcaagttttggaatttgaaaagttttctcttatgaatactttaattccaagttagcccttagaattctaaagagttaaaattcaacacttatactatttataacattaacggttaattattatatatatgtataagaacaagtcattttaccgttagtaggcctcattcacgaaaccggtctataaggtgggtataaggttgttgcctataaaatggcgacttaatgggtgtatactctcacccaccgcttgcttgatcggtggagggtcgttagccgaacgggtaggacaatgactttaaattctcccttcattaaaagtattaatgataaatactaagtaactaaaatcttaataattcccaatcttaattactttaggaaaaatgtgaatttggtgctagcccatggaattcacactttgtaccttaccaattcgttggtggagcgtgtgtagttaaccggcacactaacttggactagtaaggaccacgaagggtgacttaatgtttgtcatagatcaatggagcgtgtgtggttaaccggcacattgattaggtgataatattaagggtaccaagtgaattggtatggttattcacaccttgttttgtgatcctcggcatcccagtcacaaaatttgagagggcacactcgagattgaaacatgccattgaaaagttcaatgaatctcaaaagatctaggaatttcaaatccaattaaaacctaataaattatttcgtttttcatggtggaaattggtgaatcgtcattcgcctaccttcaaatattttatagcttggattacagcatccctcttccaaattataaaatattgtgttgggtcctagccttaatatttcatattgggtgtcatattaaggactttaaatcaactatcttgaatatctcccaaaacatgtctggtttagacatttacgatcttcccaaatctcttgaagatgatgttcctcaacatcatgcttcacttcctctatctcctccaattattctccctcacccacaagttcttgaaaagtttaaagtcactcgagccctattggcaaggcaaggtctaggtgtggtcacatcttggagatgtagtcacatattgacaagccgggagagttgggtgtcaaagtcttgagaaagttggtggttcaatcactttctaagtcacatagtgagttcctttgggacacctatgaaacagactatgacatgatccttaatgatcttatctatttgttaagatcaacttccttaaaacttgatggacattgacaatagggacacaggaaatccaaaaaaaaaagcattctcttcccaatggaaagggatcgactatagtcaattcggttgaccaaatggtaaagagaaaaactaagtctatgatagtcccgtgtaccattatcaaagggtccatatgtttatattgccaaagaaaggggcattggttgcaaagctgccataatttacctaaggatgtaaAAGTCGATAAGTTTGACtccacttcaggtaaagtccactatctaactctgctaagtttctatttggagattcttattacataatgtgaatgggtcacatgctgatgtcttttaagaGTCAAAGAAAAGGTAAAGAAACTTAGAATATGccgaatctgatcgcgtagatggatttctatcgcgtagtttgaagatcggattcttgagctacttcttaggagttataatatattgcttgtgaataaataacaacaaggttttcatgtggattgtaaggataagtttttccgcaaagttttaaaaaaaaaagaaaaaaaaagggttttaattttatttattttaaaaaaatatccttacaatggcatctatggaaaattgtttcttatatgtttccagtaatagcaatattagaaagtggatttgattctttcatttgtggtagtgtctgaatttaccaaatgaagaaagtttttcatcacccaagtttcaattggacagaaacttggaatcatacaagttgtattgtatgatgaatgagaattttcatctttgaaaattaagactaattctttgatcacatgtatatgtgagtcaattgaaggactacgAAATTAGGTACACTAGGTGTGCGCTGGtgaaggtccaccacaaagattgatttttcatgatttactaaagattagtaaatatgattatacttataaggttaagtataactCTGTAACattgaaaaggttccaatgtatggcagagcgaataagaagaatcaaattaggcagtaggataaaagtttctcaaatctgaaaagatgggagagtactttagtatcagttttatgatcatcttaatgatttagaaaccatatcaaaaattcatactctaaggacgtcttagtgcattgttatggctaagaagagaggtcatgaattgttggattggttcaaatcaagaagatgactcatacttcgttccaaaacaattcttagagccatactccaagattgtaacattgagtgacataaagtaaggtttaaaacacttatcaaatgtagtgtgaaatgtttctactcttgtacatttgagattggtaagttgtgatgtcttggatgagacaaagaccaactaagaccaattgtgtgaggtgttagtcttgataagaatccgcactatcccttgaatatttgttttgtcaaggaatggttcttgactggggaaacttatatgtcaagaggacagtgggagccttaaagatcctgaaagagtttcaagatttaatcaagagtaaaacctgtaatttatcactagcacacgacttaaggtttgcaacctatcgtgttgacatgattcttatttctgtacctacttcaaataagttgagtttgcatgtgagttatcggagttcaacttggaagcattggtgggccttgtgctaccaaggtgacaagaaactaagattcaacaagtttaatccatgtaaggctgaatttgtcactaaccttatcttgtgattatggttttgacatattcacatggataggaactcatacactataaaatctaagtttcataaggtttctctccgattcatgaaaatgatggtgaggaaacgctttcactaagtagattttacatagatagcaattgtgttatttgcattttcaaaagtcgttagtggagcgcgtgtggttaaccggcacactaacatggacttgtgagaaatgacaaatgcctaagcaattgagactatgattacggcatcccttttcatagttcttgaaattgcttagacacacagctgagctatctacggaaaggtgtatgaatctaaatttcagaagtccagcagatttctaaaaatatgtcagagctagtgggagcataagtcttatgctgataatcatcatgttagtgggagcatgattattatgattaGTGTTGCAAgctagaaatgttaattatagaaaacaaagtttcaattcgtgaagttgtaggggttaaaaagttgttttgctataattaagggagaggaaattatacttcatttcaattctaaagcttagattgagattttaatcatctttagtcaagaatatatatgaattttgtgttggaatggttcaacttgaagaaattctatatatattgcgttttcaaatttgattatgattatggcatccctattcatagttaaattttgaaaaacatggcaaataaaaatattgtagcaaaagactggtctagtatcatgcctttatgtcaaacatcatgaattgtatcccatatgcttcggatataggatcgatttcatgtgctataatattcatcatttctaaattttccaaatgctcagggcatttagaagggaaaagtctagaactggatatgactaaagtgattaagcaattgtcgaggaaaatctgaggtttgccaaagattggttgctcaaggacatttggaagtataatgttaattttagcaggaccatattgacattttctgaaaagaagtaactcttgttcggaagtgatactcaaaatgggactatggaaatgtctccataggtggaagttattcaatctttgttagattagaaaaccttaatgcaagaaggatgttcaaagcaatgtactttgaatatgagactttcgttccatagaagttgaccttctttggaatactctgtaatgactagtgacaaggttttggtgactttgtgaataatcattacaagaggaacattgcatataagtttaaagtCTAACAGATTTTTGGTAAATGGTAGAAACTagaaattcttacatttacaataaggatttgggattgtgaaatgagtatcattggaatcatattcaattgatctacatcacaatgtaaggatcatagacaaacatagtgggcatacttggggtatgacataactattgtttagaaaacaaagtgtacatgctaggagcatgggacgactgttgtttttttattcaagtcttaagttgattatttgaaacattgaataatgtgtaatcaatatggtgataaataaaaggtggttttatttatattataaagggttctgagaccatattggattcgattattattgagtttcactttgcatgttttgacttccaaaatagctaggttattctttctgaatgactaagttatttaaacactccacagtcgttcatatgttggaagtaggtatgaatcaagactgtcatgaatcgggtttgtagatggctaaatgggtttagtcatggcaatggttgctacaacatttatgagtgctcataagttatgagtattggaataaacccacgctcacttgtatcacttcatggaatttatctcgagtgatcgtgagacggtaatatcatataaatcttcaaacctagagatatgagttgttacctatgagttggttgtgcattgattgcacgtaaacacatcagtaacttgatgttataaaacgtgcctttgtgtacaattcaacaagtggtagaacaagcatatgagtcgaagtttatctgttccttctagaaatagaagcgatatctgggcccctcgatgattttgttgtgacctatgtaccggccggtcagaactgaattgatgtgttcgattaagttctttgtcaaacaaatcgaaaatcgggaaacaaactgctggacaataagtatgacgttgttccatgtatttgtccggctaatatcatgagaacagaggattatatgatcccttatctaatggacaagtcattgataaggtcagagttcatctacaaggtcagagttcgacagaagcttttgagagctacgattgccagttggttcctgaagtcatacgcaataatagttttagacttatccaagtgggagactgttggattaatgtctaagtccataactataattggtaagacttgacccgacccggcatggtccatttaggttgcaaaccttcatgcacttggatagactataatgagagaaataagacacttatggttattaatatattataagttctagtatattaataataagaataataagattgtttaattagtattgatcaagaattaatctaggattaattaagtgatcaaaagaagactaattaaatatatgggttgattgtgtaaatcatccatacttatatagtgggctaatgctccatggataatcaagttgggctaaaacccataggatggtccatggatgctccatggtgtatttgaacccatggatccatggaaatggaaagccatgacaattaaggatttaccctaattgcaacactatataaagatcttattcttgacaaaaatcggccactagtgagagaaacaaagggctagccgatttcatgaagtgtagaactctctcaagttattctaagtgttttgataactgtgattccatttgaggcttccacactattggggctaggcactcaagcttcatgaagactttctacatcaaagaggtatgtattctatcttgttacactcattgttttgtatgctagattaggataataccttggatattcttatttgcatgtataatagagaaaacatagatccaaggtatttagggttgcatgtacacttaggagtgttagaatgctcaaaacccaacagaaactTCCCATAGATCAAGTTTATGAATTTGGGAATAGAAACTTTTGTGGATTTTATATTTGAAACTTTCTAGATTAAGTTTATGAATTTGTTTGAAACTTTGTTggtcatattatattttttcaaATTAGCTgcaaaaatttggattttatgcAATTTGTAAATATATAACATTTGAAATCTATTATGTTACCCACAGACTATCCACGGAATCACCCAAAAAGAATATTTGTGGAAAATCCGTGGGTAAACAATTATGTGGAAAATCTGTGGGTAAACATCCGTGGAAAATCTGTGGGTAATAGAGCCGTGGAAAACCCGTGGGTAATCAGGTTGTAGATAAGTTGTGGGTAACTTTGCTCGTGGATACTCAGTGGGTAATGTAGTCGTGGATAAGTTGTGGGTAACTTTGCTCCTGGATAAACTGTGGGTAAACTGTCTGTGGTAAATCTGTGGGTAAATTTGTTCGTGGATAATCTGTGGGTAATTCTGAGGGTAATCCGTGGGAAAACATTACCCACGAGCTTTTTCCCACCAATCTGGTTTCGTGGACAATCCGTGGATAAAGACCATTACGCACTGATTACACACAAATAGGGTCGTGGGTGAAGGTCTGTTTTGTTGTATATAAGAGAGTAAGATGTCTCGAACATAGGATATGAAGTTCTCTAAGAAGATGGGTAATTAATCATGCTATCTCGAAAGCAATATTTGCTAAGGCCTTGTATTTTGACTGACTAAGAAAAATACCCGAGTTAAGATAGAAAACTTCGAGTCCGAGAAAATAATTTAATTTTCCAAGTTCAGTAATTGAAAACTCTTTGTTAAGATGAGTAATGAAGCTTTTGATCAAAGTATCATTGTTCCCAGtcaagatgatatcatcaacgtaCACCAATAGATAAACAATCGAAGATTCATTCTTGAATACAAACGACATATCGGCACGATTGCAAGTAAAACCAAGGCTAACAAGGAATGAGTTTAAACGTCAAAACCAAGCCCGTTgagcttgtttaagtccataaaaaGCTTTCTTTAGAATACAAGCTTGATTCGGAAATCTTAGTCAACAAATACCTGTGGTTGCTTGATATATGTTGTATTGGATATATTTTCATTTAGGAAAGTATTATTGACATCTAGTTGATGGAGAGACCATTTGTTTAGAACGACAAGAGAAGAAAATGATCCAAATTGTTGATGCTTGAACAACCGGGCTAAAACTAGCAGAGTAGTCAATACCTTGTATTTGAATGAAGTCATGAGTAACAAGATGAGCTTTAAATTTCCAATAATATCATCAGCACGAAATTTCGTTCGAAATACCCATTTTAATCCAACAACATTTGAGCAGGTGGGATGAGGTAGCCAATATATATTTGCTCTATGAGAACTAGGGCTAATCACCACAATTGAGTGAGATATGTatcgaaatatatatatatatatatatatatatatatatatatatatatatatatatatatatatatatatatatatatatatatatatatatatatatatatatatatatatatatatatatatatatatatatataccaagagATTACAACAAACTAATCTAAAATACAGgaaataaaaatatatcatttacACTAGGATATACATAAATAATCGGTCCTATTAAAGAAAGAGAGAAGAAAGGCGTTTAGGGATGTTGCGGTGGCAACACACAATCACAACGCATTATAGGGGTCGGTGTTCATTCCTTCTTAACGGTGTTAATGGAGGCTACATAGGCCTCAACATAGTTGAGTGACCAATACCGATCGGTCTAATGAATTATATTTCATTGCTCTATAAAAAAACTATTGCCTCGTATTAAATGAATTAATAAGATATGACCATACATGCATGGACGATAGCGTTTGGATCGTGACATGTATGTATATCAATATAATACAACTCTATTTGCAATATCTCGTGATATTATGACCaaaattcttgattacttctgTATGTCCTTCGTGTATACCTATGTACGTGTCCTAAATATACATTTTAGAAAAATTACATTGGTCATGATGAATGATGATGTAATCAAAAGACATCTAAATTAATTTCAATATCAGTTTACTCTTTATTGCACCAAAGAAATGCATGTTTATTCATATACTATACAGATAACCAACAACATATTTCAAGTTCCCTAAAAAGGAGATTGGCCAAGGATGTTTCCAGGAGGATAATAGCTACAAATAACGAACCACCCACCATTATTGGTGCACTGAACCCTAGCACATCCAAGTTGATCAGAATTACGCCACACAACTTGAGTATAGTGTCCACAAACCTGACCACTAGCACATGTATTAGTGGAATGATCATAATTGGTCTTCTCAGCTACCCATAAATTCACTGCCGTAGTACCTGTGAAGTCACCAGTACCTTCAGCGAGATTCTCACCATAAGGTCCTTGAGAATGTATAAGATTGCAATCCCCTATTCTCTGGTTAGCGTAGTTTTGAGCATAGGTAGCAACAGTCGCATTCCATACCATGTTCCCCACACTCACTTGAGCACGAGCTGTATTGTGAGCATCCAAGTAATCCTGTTGAGAGTTTTGGGAATGGTTGGTGTGAACAGTTCCTAGAATTAAGAAACAAAGCAGTGTAAATGAGAGTTTGAATGACCCCATGATTATAGTTCCTTTGGTGGTTGATGGAGAGAAATGAATTATAATATAGggtatttataaaatgttatgtgatattggaaTGACAATTTGACATGTGAAAAGAATGAATAGTGAAAGCATATACAAATCTAAGCGATCAAGTCAACAACATTTTCCTTCTGGACATAAAGGCCGTTGCCTCAAATCTTGAAATTACCCAAGTGACGTTTAAATTTTGATGGTAATGCATGGATAAGATGATCGtttaaaaaaatgttaataaaaatTTTCAGGTTGGGTTAACAAGTTAGGTTAGTTACTTAGTTTAATGATTCAATTGTGTTTTTTCTACTTTCTggattttatatataaatattattatcaaatatgattattataaaacatatttttaagctaatgataaaaattttatatgttttaggggacCCTATAGTGCATACACTACTGATGCACAACATGCGACTTTATAGCGGCCTGTATTTGAGCGATGCTTTTTAATTTTGTgtatatttttaattcaaaagatgtttttgtttataaatGTTACTGTTATTTGCATGTAGCTTGGGTCGAACTATATAAACTACATATAAAACACACGTTACCGGTCATAATCGTGttctttaaatataaaaaaataagctCATTGTGAAAATTAAGTTCGttaaaaaataaattaccaaCCACATTAACTatagtaaataaaaaaatattattgttaGCATTCAAACTTTATTTTCACTTAATACTTCAATATTTTTAAAACTTTCATTTGATgttaaaaaaatagtgttattatAACCATTCatacaatttttaaaaaaaataggaaATATACATTATAGTGTTGTTATATCAACTCATACGATAtctaaaaatagaaaatataatGTCATTTTTACAGGTATATAGTTCAACAAATGCCATAATCTTATTGTATATACACGCGAATGAGATCCAAAACTCGAACATGATGCTAACCATTTGTCCATAATCTCAAAAGTTTAGGAACAAATACTTTTCTCTCAGAATTGTGTGTTCCACATAAATATACGTTCATTTTTAAAATCTTAAAAATATCAAAGTTTTGAATGAAGATGAAATTTGGATGCTAACCAGAATACGTTTTTACTCTAACTAACATGGTTGGTAATTTACTttttaatgtttaattatttttgataaaaatatcaAGTGTTTTACGTTTCTATCAcatgttattttattaatttttctattttaataaattttacattatattttaatgtaataattacaataaatataataataaatgaatatcaattgaCTTAcattcttatttcaaaattctcaaattaaagttcattagtttatttatttgaatttaaaagaaaaaaaaatcaattttaataattcattatttttcttattttttataaatctaaagttcttaaatatttagatat containing:
- the LOC111909018 gene encoding pathogenesis-related protein 1B; the encoded protein is MGSFKLSFTLLCFLILGTVHTNHSQNSQQDYLDAHNTARAQVSVGNMVWNATVATYAQNYANQRIGDCNLIHSQGPYGENLAEGTGDFTGTTAVNLWVAEKTNYDHSTNTCASGQVCGHYTQVVWRNSDQLGCARVQCTNNGGWFVICSYYPPGNILGQSPF